A genomic segment from Stenotrophomonas maltophilia encodes:
- the fdhE gene encoding formate dehydrogenase accessory protein FdhE: MAQRILEPGEIETLASRDVPRIILPDTESLFATRAARLRSLAAHSAIGGYLQLLAALADAQQALLEELTPQQCEALQVQARAQQSSAAASAGMPLRPANTLQLDGRWRDWLRTMCQHCADEAGLPVETRQELLRVATADDAWLDAQAHAVLERDDAPSVDAVAALLVMNALQVYWTVLAASFRPTDLKPLADAPGLCPLCGTLPVTSVVQARPPYASYRYLSCSLCACQWHYVRVQCSQCGAAGKDIAYRALADADGDTGQAVRESAVRAETCDHCHSYRKILYLEKDPSLEPVADDLGTLALDLLLGEEGYARASQNPLLWQSDSD, encoded by the coding sequence ATGGCGCAACGCATCCTTGAACCCGGTGAGATCGAGACGCTCGCCTCGCGCGACGTGCCGCGCATCATCCTGCCCGATACCGAGTCACTGTTCGCTACGCGCGCGGCGCGCCTGCGCAGCCTGGCCGCGCACAGTGCCATCGGCGGCTACCTGCAACTGCTGGCGGCGCTGGCCGATGCACAGCAGGCGCTGCTGGAGGAATTGACACCGCAGCAATGCGAGGCGCTGCAGGTTCAGGCGCGCGCGCAGCAGTCGAGTGCGGCCGCCAGTGCCGGCATGCCGTTGCGGCCAGCCAACACACTGCAACTGGATGGGCGCTGGCGCGACTGGCTGCGCACGATGTGCCAGCACTGTGCCGACGAAGCCGGGCTGCCGGTGGAAACCCGGCAGGAGCTGCTGCGCGTGGCCACTGCCGATGACGCCTGGCTGGATGCACAGGCTCACGCTGTGCTGGAACGCGATGACGCGCCCTCGGTCGACGCAGTCGCTGCGCTGCTGGTGATGAACGCATTGCAGGTGTACTGGACAGTGCTGGCGGCCAGCTTCCGCCCCACCGACCTGAAGCCGCTGGCCGATGCGCCGGGGCTATGCCCGCTGTGCGGCACCCTGCCCGTGACCAGCGTGGTGCAGGCTCGTCCGCCCTACGCCTCCTACCGCTACCTGTCGTGCTCGCTGTGCGCCTGCCAGTGGCACTACGTGCGCGTGCAGTGCAGCCAGTGTGGTGCCGCCGGCAAGGACATCGCCTACCGCGCCCTGGCCGATGCCGACGGCGATACCGGCCAGGCCGTGCGCGAGAGCGCGGTGCGCGCGGAAACCTGCGACCACTGCCACAGCTACCGCAAGATCTTGTATCTGGAAAAGGACCCGTCACTGGAACCGGTGGCCGATGACCTCGGCACGCTGGCGCTGGACCTGCTGCTGGGCGAGGAAGGCTACGCGCGTGCCAGCCAGAATCCACTGCTGTGGCAATCCGACAGCGACTGA